CGGGCCAGATCCCTTGCGGGGACCCGTCCCTACGGGGGCAGGGGTGGGTGTGTGATTTTTGACTAGCGGGGGCGTCGGGGACGGGGCCCCGCATTTGGGTAGGGAGGGGACGGGGGAGGCATTTCACCCGCGTGTGACCCGCAGGgctccaggggtatatataaaCCCTCAAAATATAGCCCATAGAAGGCCAAAAAGCCCAACCCACCAAAAGCTACTAAACCCTAGCCTCTGCCTTATCTCTCTCAGTCTCTCCTCATATTCCCTCCCCTCCCGTGAGACACATAGGCAGCGGCGCAGCAGGGCGCACTAGATCTCGCCATTGCCGGCCaccatctcccctcccctcctctccagtCTCCCCTCTGGCATCCGGCATCCGGCCTCACGAATCTCGACCCCTCCACGGCTCCACCTCTCCCTCCGGAGTTAGCAAGGGGCGGCAGTGGCGCACAAGGCGCAGCGGGGAGGCGAGACAAGCAAGGGTGTGGCGAGGGGATAGGAGCGGACGGCGAGATTGCGGCGATTGGTGAGATAGGCAAGGGCGCGGCGAGGGGACAGGCGTGGCCGGCGAGGTTGCAGCACACAGGCGCGGTCGCGGCGAGGGGAcaggcacggcggcggccggtgattCACGGCGAGCTTCACCTATGCACACGCGGCGATTCACAGAGAGTGAGAGGTATTGCTCCATCTCAAATACTCCAACTGTGCCTTGTGAATGAAACTGTGCCCGTGATTTTTCTGTGTATATTTGGTTGATTTGGTAGTACATAGCACATAGCAGCAGAATCCAATGCGGGTCCCCGGAGGGGTCGAGGGCGGGTGCTGTTTTTGACCTGCATCCATGGTCGGGGCCAAGGCCGGGggtgaagtcgggggtcgaggGCAGGGGCGTTCCAGCCCAACCCAGCCCCGCATCGGCCTCTTGCCATCCCTGGACGGAAAGAATATTATACGCATTAGACATGAGCATTTGTTAAACTGGGACGGAAAGAGGCCCAAGGAAACAAAAACGaaaacaaaatcaaaatcaaaatcaaactgcAAAAAGAACCCAAAAAGGAGTATATATCCACGCGTCAGAACCTCATTGGCTGCACCGTTACCCTCGAGATACGTAGATAGCAGCGCAATCCCAAGAACCAATCAGATCGAGCAGAAAGCTACACCCCTCGTCCATCCTGCTCAagctcattctctctctctcaagctCAGGAGAGTGAGATCGACCACCACGCCAGCAACCAAGAACGGTGAATCCCCGGAGCACGACCCCCAGAAAGCGACCGGGAAATCGCAATGGCAGCCATcctcgcgcgcgccggcgccaccgcggcCGGCGGCCTCCGTTCCGGCGGCGACGTCCCCCGGCGCCGCAACATGGTCGCCATCgtcgcggcgacgacgaccaccggcgCCGGGCCGGCGGTGCCGAAGGAGGGGTCGCTGGAGCGGCCGGCGTGGTCGGGCGAGACGCCGCTGTCCCGGCTCGTCGGAGCGCTCATCGCCTTCAAGCCGCTCTACTCCCTCATGAAGCTCGCCTCCCGGGAGGTCATCATCAGGTATAATTAAACAAACAGAGATGAAATCTTTCGTACTCAGAACGCGTTCGTGTTCGTGTTCTTGGCGATGACGCCGATGCGTGGCGGCGGTGCAGGACGGCGGAGAAGTCGAACGTCCCGTGGAGGGAGATGACGAAGCAGGTGCTGGAGTCCGACGTGTACGAGGTGTTCGACAGGATACGCGACCTCAACCTCGTCTACCCTGACTGTATGTCACTCCGTTCATCTCATTTTGTTTCCAAGATATTTTCTCGGTTAATTACTTCTCGCATGTAATCAAGTTCACTTGATCTCTACTGAAAATGAATCGTTTTCAAATTGTATAAGGTTTAGGTACTTACAGAGCGTCAGCGTTGTATTGTGTTtaatttctaaaagaaaaattatataagatTTGATTTAGTGATAAGACTGATATGTCTTACTGAATTTACTTGAGCATTGACAGAGTGCTTGTCTTGAGCAGATTATCTGAACCCATTCCATGCGTATGATGAAGGCAACCTGTCATGGCTGGTAATTTCAATTTACTTCTCTGTTTTCTCTTCACTCACTCTGATCTTCTATTCTGTAATTACGAGATAAATGCGATCAACAACCAAATGAATAAGAGGAAAAGAATAGTGCGTGAAGATCTGAGCATTTGTTTCTTGAACGAGTTAGGCTGCAGCTGAAGCTGAACCGGCAACGATGTCGATTGCTAAGAGGGCCATACCTGACGCTGGTTCAATTGAAGAAGCCAATCAAATTGTTCGCGGAAACTGGCTGAATGCAATTGAGGAGCATCACCTGAAATACTCGGGGAATTGTCAGATCAATGACATTCTGGATATTGGCTGCTCCGTTGGAGTAAGCACCAGATACCTGGCTGAGAAGTTCCCTTCAGCGAGAACTGTTGTAAGTGCCTCCCAAACCTTCTTAACCATCTCTTACCAATGCAATAGGATCCACAATTTcttccaaaattttgttttcaTTCGTTTCAGAAATTTTAATTTGCTTTTTTCTTTATTCAGAGATTGTGAACCTTGAAATGAAATGCTTGTAGttatttaatactccctccgtttcatattattagatattttgattttctaagtcaaacatatttaagtttaaccaagtttatagaaaaataaatatagtattaaaatatattcaatattatatttaataaaattaatttggtgtgGCAGAtgctgctaattttttttataaacttagttaaattaaaagttttcctagaaaaaaatcataatatgATTAACAGAGGGTGTATATGCTAGTGTCAATCTTGGCACTTTTGTTTGTCTGATATTGGATATGATTGTCTAAATGCTCccaaataaatttttaaatagcAAAGATTCTTTGCTTATGTATTGTTTTGGCTTCAAAATAATGTGGATATTTGTTTCGATGATATAGGGTTTAGATCTTTCACCCTACTTCCTTGCGGTTGCGGCACATAAGGAAGAAAAATTGTCCCGGCAAAATCCTATCCGTTGGGTTCATGCAAACGGTGAAGCCACAGGGTTGCCCTCAAATTCATTCGACCTAGTCTCCCTTGCTTATGTGGTAAATTTCTACCAAAACCTTATCTCTTTTGCTTagaacaaaagaaaattttagccTATTTAGCTGAGTATCTTTTTTGCAGTGCCACGAGTGTCCAGCACGAGCAATCACAGGACTCGTGAACGAAGCATTTCGGCTGCTCCGGCCAGGAGGGACCATCGCCCTGACCGACAATTCAGTATGAAATT
Above is a window of Oryza sativa Japonica Group chromosome 10, ASM3414082v1 DNA encoding:
- the LOC4348209 gene encoding uncharacterized protein, which gives rise to MAAILARAGATAAGGLRSGGDVPRRRNMVAIVAATTTTGAGPAVPKEGSLERPAWSGETPLSRLVGALIAFKPLYSLMKLASREVIIRTAEKSNVPWREMTKQVLESDVYEVFDRIRDLNLVYPDYYLNPFHAYDEGNLSWLAAAEAEPATMSIAKRAIPDAGSIEEANQIVRGNWLNAIEEHHLKYSGNCQINDILDIGCSVGVSTRYLAEKFPSARTVGLDLSPYFLAVAAHKEEKLSRQNPIRWVHANGEATGLPSNSFDLVSLAYVCHECPARAITGLVNEAFRLLRPGGTIALTDNSPKSKVLQELSPVLFTLMKSTEPFLDEYYMLDLEETMRQAGFVNVHSILTDPRHRTVTATVPF